ctttataaatacatggtcattcaaacaaataaggatactttttcttcatttcttcctcggcctcccaagtagcctctttaacctgttggttttgccataacactttcacggaggtaatttatttgtttctttaatcctcaacacgtaagcctagtccggcaccatgaaatattatattctttgtaaattttaccgggctttacacttaagtacttcaaaatttttcggggtgttacattctcccccgcttaggatcattcgtcctcgaatgagggtaaaaatccgccattagcatcttatgcaactcggTTTGCTTCATACCACAATtgagcagccccaaatttgactaactcccaaaatttataaaattttcgCCAGAGTTCCCTTTGTAAtttggcctatccacctgttagagtgccccagaaacacatcctaagcATAAACATaatccaacgacgtaacataatacaaaataacACCAACTGTGGTCTCACAAGCAATATATTttcagaaaggaacacccttaacgccaattgtacaaatgatacaaaattcatagagAGTAAGCCTTACAAtttttcctagatcacaactttagaaatacatggtcattcaaacaaataaggattctttttcttcattgctttctcggcctcccaagtagcttatttaacctgttggttttgccataacactttcacggaggcaatttatttatttctataatcctcaacacGTAAGCCTAatccggcaccatgaaatattatatTCTTTGAAAATTTTACCGGGTTTTACACTTCAGTAattcgaaattttttggggtgttagattctccccctcttaggatcattcgtcctcgaataagggTAAAAATACgccattagcatcttatgcaattcagtttgtttcataccacaTTCAAGCAgctccaaatttgactaactcccaaaatttccaaaagttCTGCCAGAGTTCCCTTTGTAATTTTGCCTATCAATCTGTCAGAGAGCcctagaaacacatcctaacagcatatacataatTCAACgacataacataatacaaaataacACCAACTGTGGTCTCACAAGCAATATATTTCCAGAAAGGAATACCCTTAACGCCAATTGTATAAATGATACAAACTTCATAGAGAGTAAGCCTTAGGCCAAAGGAAGGTATCACTTGTTGCATGGAAAAAGGTATGTATACGTCAAAAATATGGAGGACTGAACATAAAGGGATGTAAACAATGGATTATAGCTTCTGTTGGTAAGCTGTTATGGTAGGTGGCAACGAAACAATATGTAGTATGGGTGAAATGGATTAATGAAGTCTTTAAGTAAACCAATCACAATATCTGGAAGCACCAACCCCCACAAGATTGTAGCTGGTATTGGAAAAATTTGAATGCTCTAAAGGAGAACATTGGACAATGGTACAATAGAGGTGTCTACCAACTGACTGCTAATGGTTTGTACTCAGTTTCCAACAGCTACATAGCACTGAAGTGAAACATGACCAGGCTGAGATAAGCTGAGCTTATATGGAATGTTGTAATGCTGCCAAAGCAAAGAGTGATTACTTGGTTAGCATACCAAGACAAGCTAATGACCAAAGAAAGACTGATGAGGCTGAACATTCCTATCGATGGAGACCTCAATTGCCTACTGCTTGATCGTGCAGCACCTGAGACTCACCAGCATTTTTTTGTGGATTGTAATTGGATCCAAAATGTACGGGAGGCACTGATCAATTGGTCAGGAAAAACTATTCCATCCTACACTGTTAACAGGAGTTTGCAATGGATCAAGAATACGCACTGGAGGCAGATCAGGAAGGAAGTAGCAACATCAATCATTGGTGCACTAATATACTACATTTGGCAAGCTCGGGATTGGAAACATTTCAGGAGGATCACTGTAAATAGTGCATTTATAGAGACACAAATTAAAAAGGAACTTAGGGAGAGGATTAGTATGTTAGCATGTTCTAAGAGAGCCAGGAACTGTCCAGTTTTGATACAGAGGCTATGTAATTAGAGTTGTGATTATGGATGGTAGATTGTTTCCTTTTATATTTTGAGATCTAGAGAGGTTCTGATCAGATTTGATTGGAACAACAAGATGCTCTTAGTTTGCAAATCGTTTGGTTTGTTATGGTAATATTCTAACGACCCGGCCGGCCGTTGTGAGGAATTTAGTTCTGATTACCTATTTATAGCctcatatatgttattttgtgattatgtgacttttcgggatgtttggtttagtttcgggtgagtttcacaGAGAATTGGGACACGTCGTCActaagttggaggtttaagttgaaagagttgatcgtagtttgacttttgcgtATATGattccggaatagagttttggaggttttaatagctccgtatggtgattttaaatttagaaacgtgttcggattttgatttggaggtctgtaggtcatttcggcatgaattggcaaaagttgaaaagttgaaggtttggaaggttggaaagtttgaccgggagttgactttattaatatcaCGATCGGATCTCTATTCCGAAAGTTGAAATAGGTATGTCATGTCATAtatgacttgcgtacaaaatttgaagtcaatcagagttgtcttggtatgaatcgacattagttttgaaattcggaagttcataagttcattaggcttaaattaaTGCGTGATTCGTGGTTctattgttgtttgatgtgatttgacactTCGAGCATGTTCGTaagatgttttaggacttgttggtatatttggttgagatcccgggggcctggGGTGTAATTCGGACCACGTTCGGCGCATTTCGGAACCTTAAGGATTGTTGAAACTGCTGAAAATTCGgatgtctggtttccttcttcgcattcacgagagtgttctcgcgttcgcgaagggtatctgGGAAGCATGTGaggtttgttcttcgcattcgcgaagttggccacgcgttcgtgaaggtaagaAGAGTTGTTCTTCGCGTATGAGgcgtcgcattcgcgtaggcctGAGctcagtgtgcatcgcgttcgtgtgGGGGATATCGCGTTCGAGAAGAGGAATCTGGCAACTGAgaattttgtgcttcacgaacgcgaggcacattccgcgttcgcgaaaaaggatAACACATGGGAAGAATTTAAGTTTTAAAACCGAGGGttcatctcatttttcatattttggacctaGAAAGCTCGGTGTGAAGCGATATTTTGAGGGTTCTTCAAggagattgttggggtaagtgattctaatccggattggactatatttcatgaatctattaccattttcatcatctaattagggatttgagttgaaaatttggggggaaatggtAAATACTTCCTAGAccaaaattttggggttttgaaaggcgatttgaggtcggatttgagtaattcttgtacggttggactcgttattgaatgggtgttcggattttgtaattttggtttcCGATACACGGGCtcgtgttgactttttgagttaactttttatttctttgcaaagatcgtaactttattattcaaattagtttcctatagtttatatttatagtatgcagttgttttggctagactcgagccgttcggagttggataatcgatggaaaggcctactagtggattgagttagcgtgattTAAGGTAAATGTCacgcctaactttgtgtggggggattaccccttaggattggtgttgttttgtgataattgtgatgtgtgaaagccgtgtacgcaaggtgacgagtgtgtacacgggctaaaagTGGAAATTTATCGGTTTTAGCTATATAAATTTCTTTCATGCgttaattgagttatcttatcatattatattcatcatcattagtctattttcacatactctacttgtcttatctcttacttgttaattgctctacatgtttagttgaagttcttgtttcctttattccataTTCCTTATTTAACCgttaaattttttatttgaagttgttattcttggaatatcttattgttgaaagtcacattgagttataaaggccgtgattcacattgaggcaaagtgttaagttgtaaaatactattcttgttgagttatgcACTTctagttgttattgttgatactcttgtacacattgtggttgagtcatgGGCTACTTGTTGTGAAAATGCTATTGTTGTTGGTttcttggcaagttgtgatattgggcactcgAGGTGCGATTTGTAATAtcttgtgatattgatacgcatgtggtggtataaggttttggggttgaaacgcatgcggtgagataaggtgggcttgatacgtgtggctagtaggagaactactagaagccatgcggtgtgataaggtggggctaaaatgcgggatgctatttcggaaatgTAGGAAGTTCTCCTACTAGCCATTcaaatattaaaactaaacatgGCTAGGTGAAGTATTTTTACTAAAATATCCTTTAAAAaagaaatgaccaaatgaccctcAAAACTTAACCAGCAGTCTCTTTCTTGCTATGAAAGAACCGGAGAATATAAGGAGTTATTTGCATTGAATAACTCAATAAAGACCAAATTCAATCTATTAAAATCTAATACTAACATAAATATAATGGGAACGAAGGAGTGGAAGTTAGGGGAAAAAGCCAAGAAAAAGGCATGGATTCTGTGGAATTATCAGGATACTTGGGTATTTGCAAagattatattgattttaaagAACATAATAATTATTATCCTGATAAATGTTAGTATTTATTATATTGGATTACTCATTCCCTTAATTGCTAGGTTCACCTTAtgagagaaaagaagagaagttTGGTTAATGCACCTGGTTTTGATGATGGGGTGATACATGCATTAATTCAATGAAATTAACTATGTATAAATTGAATATCTTAGATACATATAtctacaaaaattaaaaatttcacaACTAACCTTGTAACTTACATATGTTGTGTACTAAATTGAAGGTattgttttgttttattatttttgtaagtATATAAAAATCTATTAATTTTTTATGAAGAGTTAGGTAATTCAATCTTTTACTTAGAATCTTCCGAGTTTTACCTTTATTGGAAGGTGAATTTACTATTTGATAATACTAATACATAATAGCATTAGTGTTTAGATGAggggtaaaaatatttttcagctttcTATGAATAATGTGATTTAACTTTACACTTAAACATTTCtatttataatatagtatgattgTTATGTTCTTCAATCACTATTAAAAAACTGCCTAAAATCGTCCAAAAATACATATCGAAATTGAtcgaaaaactaaaaaaattgacCGATTTTCGATTAATTCGTCGAAATTAGGATGGTCGGTAATAAATAGTGAGCGAAGTCGGTCgcaatttccgaccgatttcggtcggtcaaTAAAATTTCACAAGCGaccaaaaacgaaaaaaaaaactgTCGAAAAaatcgaccgaagtcggtcggtattttaattatgcaattaaaaATGCACCGTCTGtaaatcgaaccggggtctgtaatgtggcaggatactattctaccactagactatTAGTACATTTTGGTTtaagactatcttttattttatttgtactctttaattgtaatttcgcacgaaaataaccaaccgaaatcggtcgattttttaaaatgaccgacTGAAATAACCGAatgattttttaatattaattttaatttattttatataaaaaaccgactaaagttggtcggtttattaaaaataaatttcgcgggacgtcaaaatagtttcccgcatatttacacaaaaataaaaaattgaccaAAGCTGAttgattttgtaaaaaaattgaaaaataaaatatttgttgaCAATATTTTTGTAACCATTAATGACTGATGATATATTTTCGTTTATTATCTCACTGAGCTGCTGATCAAGTACAAATATTTGATGTGTGATCACATACtgatccttttttttttgtctgATAAGACACTCATCTGTGCTATTTCTTTGATGGACATATGGTATAAAATATCATCTATCACGTTTCTTAGTAAGTAAGATATTCTGCCTATATCATATTTTTCGTTGTGATGATTCACATAATTTCGACAAATGTGATTTTTTACACTGCTACCATCCTTTTTTAATTTGGTTATAAAATAATTCAAACTTTAAATTAGCACATAAGaagtgaaaaacaaagaaagattatttttgtttaaatcttttCAACTCATTCTTTCTTAATACACATAAATAAAGGTATCATTTGCTCTAAAGATGATTACCCATGACTTGAACTTCCCTAGGGCAGCTACCCTTCAAGTATTTAAGGGTGTTAGACACAAAGAAACTAACTATGGTACATGACAACCTCTCACTACAAAAATTGTAGCAAAGATAACTTCATGGACAACAAAAAAGCTATCATATGCTGGAAGGTCTCAACTGATTCAAACAATTTTATTTGGAATTCAATCCTACTAGGCTCAAAAATTTCTCTTACCAGCTAAAGTGATCAAATTGATTGAAGCTTTCTCTAGAAATTACATGTGGTCTGGAAGgaatgaaattacaaaaaaaaaaaaacttattgcCTGGGAGAAGGTCTACCTATCCAAGTCCATAGGGGGTGTCAGCTTGAGCAACCTACAGGCTTGGAATATTGTTGCAATTGCAAAAATATACTGGGACTTGTCTCACAAGCAAGACAAATTATGGATCAAGTGGATACATGCCTTCTACATCAAAGGACAGAGTATAGAGAATATGTCTACACAAAAAAATGCAAGTTGGATGGTGAGGAGAATCTTGGAAGCAAGATAACACAGCCAAGTAGCCATAGATTGAAAAAATTATATGtataatagaaagaaaaaaaaaaagagaaagaaaggaaaccTTCGGGTACCTCGGCATATCAACCAGAAAGTGTTTGATTAGTGAAGGATTCGACAGTATTTcagcaaacaaaaaaaaaatgaggcGACCCCAATTTTCTTTTGTGGGATATCATGACTGCACCTAGTCTTTAAAACTAGGTAAGCTTAAATAATACGCGAAAACATTAGATAACAGATTATAACTTGAACATCCCAACAATTTCATAAAAGGAATCTACCAAAACTCAGTACATaaaatcccaaaacctggtgagatATAAGTCAGAAGCTTAAAGTACAGTACCGAATCATCCTATACATCACTGTgtatcaaaatataaagaaataagagaagaaggggactccgaggcctgcgatcGCGGACATGTGTACCTTGAATTCTCTAAGCGGCAACACATCATACTAATATTGGGGCTGGTAAGATGCACTTGGATCTGCATAAAgacatgtgcagaagcgtagtatgagtacaccacaacggtacccaataagtgtcaagcctaacctcaatagagtagtgATAAAATTAGGTCAGGGCCCAACTggaaaaataataggaaacaaggcAGAAGACATAGTAATAAAATGAAATGACTGGGAAGTAAACAATGAGAAATTACAGAAAGATAACAAcacagcaaatagaggtaaacaacagggggctcccgaggtaccgcctcgtagtcccaaaagtaaatgcacaataggggcactcccgaggtaccgcctcgtaatcccaaaagtaaatatgcaacaggggcgctcccgagatactgcctcgtagtcccaaaggcAAATACACAACAGGGGTGCTCCTACGGTattgcctcgtagtcccaaaagtaaatacataacaGGGGCGCTcctgaggtactgcctcgtagt
The sequence above is drawn from the Nicotiana tabacum cultivar K326 chromosome 13, ASM71507v2, whole genome shotgun sequence genome and encodes:
- the LOC142167989 gene encoding uncharacterized protein LOC142167989, encoding MLPKQRVITWLAYQDKLMTKERLMRLNIPIDGDLNCLLLDRAAPETHQHFFVDCNWIQNVREALINWSGKTIPSYTVNRSLQWIKNTHWRQIRKEVATSIIGALIYYIWQARDWKHFRRITVNSAFIETQIKKELRERISMLACSKRARNCPVLIQRLCN